One genomic region from Pseudochaenichthys georgianus chromosome 15, fPseGeo1.2, whole genome shotgun sequence encodes:
- the tmem72 gene encoding transmembrane protein 72, with the protein MTLLMETFCVVKQGQQFREEQRKVRALTVFCAVGVETLHQGEFNSLGIYLLVSSVGIMMFELAYFLDTLLVMCLPCPPDWQLFVLWGKMAHVGGFHKFLYYSILSVVCFLHPVLVWHAIIPGIMLLVTALFNFILSKKTKPKPPKRPQGSHSDQGPTTVCVAETAASNSTDSFFHVVTGRRREGLALATRDRCLGPGERGESVQAMLELEQTAAPKGTDRERRWWKEGRLISFRGREEPVEREMEEMDRYCEPEPDTTSDTAPMITD; encoded by the exons AGCACTCACAG TGTTCTGTGCTGTGGGAGTGGAGACTCTGCATCAAGGAGAATTCAACAGCCTTGGCATCTATTTATT AGTGTCATCTGTTGGCATCATGATGTTTGAGTTGGCCTATTTCCTGGATACACTTCTGGTAATGTGTCTGCC CTGTCCACCAGACTGGCAGCTGTTTGTGTTGTGGGGGAAGATGGCTCATGTCGGAGGTTTCCATAAGTTCCTCTATTACTCCATACTGTCAGTGGTCTGCTTCTTGCACCCTGTGTTGGTATGGCATGCCATCATCCCag GGATAATGCTTCTGGTGACAGCACTTTTCAACTTTATACTAAGCAAGAAAACAAAGCCCAAACCTCCAAAGAGGCCACAGGGAAGTCACAGCGACCAAGGCCCGACCACTGTCTGTGTGGCAGAAACTGCAGCTTCGAACAGCACAGACTCATTCTTCCACGTGGTGACAGGAAGGAGAAGGGAGGGACTGGCTCTGGCAACCAGAGACCGCTGCCTCGGCCCGGGGGAAAGAGGAGAGAGCGTGCAGGCCATGCTGGAGCTGGAGCAGACAGCAGCACCTAAAGGCACAGACAGGGAGAGGAGGTGGTGGAAAGAGGGGAGACTGATAAGCTTCAGAGGCAGGGAAGAGCctgtggagagagagatggaggagaTGGACAGATACTGTGAGCCAGAGCCAGACACCACCTCAGACACTGCTCCTATGATTACTGACTGA